GCGCGCTCCTTGCGGCGCGAGCACTTGATGTTGGAGTGGTGCTTCTTGCAGGGCCGCGGCTCGTCGTGCGAGCTGTCGCTGGAGCAGGGCGGCTCCGGCTCGGGCCGCAGCGGGATGTACAGGTCCCTGGCGGAGCGCTCCCAGTCGCGGCGGTGCAGCACCTCGTCGATGACGCTGGGCGCGGAGTGGTAGCGCGCCTCCGCCTCGCCCTCGTGGCTCGACAGCTTGCGCCGCCCGCCTATCTCCTCGTGGCTGCGGTGCGCCGACAGCGGCTTCTTGTAGCCTTCACATGGTGGAAGTATATCGGTTATGAGTATACAAGCTAATGTTATACAAACTCCATACGCATTGCATATGTAGTGCCCTCATTACAAAGCTCTCGCTTGGCACGTGGCGCGCGGTCCCGCGGGTCAAGGCAATGGTTTCCATTTCGTCCTCGATGTGGATAGTTCATTGACCTCAGTATCTGGCGTTGTTGCAGTTATGAACCAACTTGAGATgatatttaaatactacttGCAACATAGAAGTTCGTATCGTAAGTGCTCTATAGCAGTAACCTGCAGATGTAAGGTGTTGTAGTGTGTAGGGGACTAGGGAGTGTATACTGTACCGGAGGTGCTGGGCAGGTGCAGCGACGCGGCGCTGGAGGTGGCGCGGCGCCCGAACAACTCGCTGGAGCGGCGCCGCCAGCCCGACTCTGTGGCAACAGTACGAGTCACTCACTCACTCCCTGCACTCCCtgcactcacacactcaccCAGCGGGCACTCACCGGGGACGGCGGCCAGCGCCGGGCGCTGCGGGCGGCGGCCGGCCGAGCTCTCTGTGGACACACTCTACGTCAGCACTTGTAACGCGGGCCGGGCCTAGCAGTGTGGATACTGTACCCAGCAGTACGGACGGTACTAGGTACCGTTGGCATGGATATTACCTGAGCTGTCGTCGGGCCAGCAGCACAGCCAGCACAGCAGCAGCAGCGGCGCGCACAGCTCCACGGCCAGCACGCCGCCCGCagcgcccccgcccgcgcctCCACctgcccccgcgcccccgcgccccatGTTCGCTGCAACCATCAGTCGCGGAGTGTACACGACGTTGCAAATATTACACAGAGCGACACGACTGACATACAGAGAGACATATAAAAATCGCGAGGAGTCGCGGGTctacaatattacaaattacaagttTGGTGGTGGCTGCTCATTCCACCGCTTGTAGGAAGAGACTTTGTCTCGCGGAACATACTGGTGATGCCACACACCGTCGTTTGGTTCACTTTTGCAATGTCCTAGATGTGTCTGGTCGATGCTCCACGCAATGTGCGCCACTGTCGGAATGTCCTGCACTACAGTGAAGTAGTCAGCTAGCACCACAAGCCGAGACTGCGCGGACAACGCCGGGGCACACAACAGGTATTGTTGCCGTGTGCTGGCGTCGTGTTGTGACACTCACCTGATTGCCTCCTGACACCGTACGCTACTGTGCGCTCCTGGTAGACACGTGTCTCATATTGCGTgacactgactgactgactgactgacagactggtAGACTGTCACTGTGTATCAATAGGTACAGTGTGTACTGGCGATGCGACCGTCACTCTCGCCGCGGAGAGAGTGAGGCGACACGGAGCGCAGCCTCCGCGCGACAACACCGCGACACACAGACACTCCGCGCGCGCCAACATCTGTCTCTGTCTGTTACTCGTACGTTTGTACGTGTAAATTATAGAACTCatgttaatgaaaataattatattactgcTGTATATAAGTAGGTGCTGCCATAGATCACCGTGATTTACTGTATATATAACAACCGCATCATGTAGGTGAGTAGAGAGAGTCGTCGCATCGTCCACAGCGCGCGAGCCACACACTGATGTAGTAGTGTATCAGTGCGCGGTGCGAGTATATAGTGTTGTCGTGTCGCGCGGTGCGTGTGTCGCGCGCGGCCGGGTGGCGCCGGAGTGGCGGCGCGCATCGATCCCTCTCACTCCTGGGCGGTGAGGCTGTGTGTGTAcactcacacacatacacacacaatatATGTCACACCATTACTACTACTGCATTACATTCACTTTTGTTGCGGgacaaattaaacatttattacattacaaccCAATAATTCAACCCAAGGACTGCACTCGACACCTTCTGCTCGAGAGAGAGCAACTATACCTAGCACTGAAACTGGGACCATACACTGGCGGCCGACAGACTCGCCGCCGCACCACTGGCGTACTTGTAATtgtcaaaaatgtattatttacttcacCTACTACGTTTCTAGTTAAATTGCCTCCgttgtgttattccagactaatttatttatttgtttcgtcTAAATTTGTTCAGTATTTTTACGTAAAACAGTAACATACATCCACATTCCATATTTATAAGGAAGGGTTGAACTCGTAGCGTAGggctcgtagctcgtagccatCGTAGCAAACGTAGCGGCGCGCGGCGTAGCAGTGTAGCAAGCTACGTGCGCTACGAAAGTTATTCCTCGCTACGAAGTTTTGGTCCTTGCAGTGTTGCTACGCGTTGTACATCAATGCTCCAGTTTCCTGCAGTTTGTAAGTACAAGTAACGAAATTGGGATGTTGGCAAGTTTCGCTGACATATTGGCGCGGGCTGTATCGAGTTCAAGGCGGCAGTTAGTCAGTTGGTGATGACGTCACGCCACAATCGATGGCTCCGCTCCATCCTTGATGAATGTGTCAACAACACAAGTACCTGCTCATAtatcccccctccccccacgTATATCGGAGCTGCATGCTAGCAACATTGTGTTGCTCTGTGGTCGCGCGTCGCTGTGTTGTCAATGTCACATTGTGTAGTTTGGAAACAAattgtataagtaggtatttatagtTTATTCAGACGGTCCGCGGAACACATTCTGCCGATGTGAGTAGCTGGTGGCTGGTGGGTGGTGGTCCGCTCCCCGATGGCGATAGTTCGCGACCAGGTGTCATCTAAGAATGGCCAGTAGCTCACTAAGGAGAGGCAGCGCGCGACACACGCGTATGTATCGTGCATGTACTTTAGTATTACAAGGTGTTATATCAGAGTATCATAACAGCTCGCTGTTCTACACCACACGTAAGTAAGGCATTACATCAGACATCAACATCACTCGCCCCTCTGCTCACACGTGCTGGGAATAGAAGGCGTGATGTTACGTTATAGttacgtaattataatattaatacagtGGAACCAATGAGTCACAGTAGCATGTTGCCTGACTCGGGGACTGAACCCGCACCGTCCCGCTCGACGTCGAGTGTCGCACGTACTTCAGCCCGACACTCGACGCCTCGAGTGTGTTGTActactacatatatatacatacttactaTTGTAACAATTACAACATTATAAAAGTGTGTGCATGTGTCATGTGTACATGTCGGACGTTGCATCAATTGCACGGAACCGGGTGtcggtatatgtatgtaatgcaTAGTGAACGTCAGAGAGGAACTCTACAAGCGTTGTTATAGATCACATGAAGTTTACGTGAAGTCTGGTTAGTCACCGACGTCGTTTTagagagtatttttttattttcattaaatgaaGTGTAAGGGTTACCCCCTGCTATGCAAATGAAGCAGGTGCGTGAGTGCGGCGCGGCGCCCTGTTGTGTCGCGAGTAGTGCGCGTCGGAGCCGCGTGGCGGCGCTGTGCGCGCGTGTCTGGCGCGCATGCGTGCGACACACCCTCCGCGCTGTTTATTTATCCGCCGCTAGTCCGGCGAGCGCGACGTGCCGCCATACACCGCGCTACACGGTAGTTATTGCTCGCCATCACTGAGCCGCAGCGAGCAATGTGCTAGACTCTGGAAGCTTTCCTTCCTGCAGTGCGTGCGATGTGACTGGCCAGCCACTCCTGCTGTCTACTGAGCTCTGCCCTCAGTCCCCACTCCGCGGTAGTTACGGTGAGTGGAGAGATGATGTATTATGAACGCTGCCTTCATCCCGCGACCTTGACATGGTGCTGCTGGACCGTCGTGCAACCACACTCCAAAGAAAAGTGAATCCAGACGTTTTTGCTTTTATCCATTCCATAAATCAGTGTTCTGTACACGGATGTACTTATAAATAGCATTCCGCGAGTTTTATACCTGCCTGTAGTGGACCTGTACAGGTAACGATCCGTAAGCATGGAATGAGCtacctgtgtgtgtgtgtgtgtaaagtaGACGGGAAGCGTTTGGTTTCGTGTGTACAGCTTACAGCTGCAGCATACAACTACATATATGTGTACAGCGCATACAACTCATGTCCTCGGGCAGTAGTTGTCATGTAACTTGATGTTAGTGCTCCGACTGCTGTGTGGGGGAGTAACATCAAGTAACATGAGGTCACTCGATCCCAAATACTGTAATTTGTTGAACCTTCTGTCGTGCTACTGCCTGCTGCCATGGACAGGTTATGTgctattattatgaaaatttcgcgtgtttttattaatgttttaccaaataatttaaacaataatgatGTTCTctataagagtgcttttccaccagagttgtgctatgctacgttgctgtggatgcgtttggctttctaggctatgtattttattaggaAAAATACGTGCTATTGATGGCTTAACTACTATCAAGACATTGCATACCGAGCTGCCAAtcttagcacatctctggtggagaagCACCCTAAGAGATATGGCGGTAAATGTGAAAGACGAAtcaatcacctgatggtaagcaataagcCCATAGACACGGTATCTTTATACAAAGATGTCATGTTCGCAAGGAGGTTGCGGACCTGAGCAAGGAGTGCAGGTGTCTCCCCTGCCTATTGTTTTACTTGTTCCACCTTTGTACCTGTATCGCCTGGAGGTCACAGTTAGTTGAGTCTGCCACCACTAGTAGTTGCTACCTCGCGCGCAGCAATGTCacggccggcgccggcgcagcgcCAGCCCGCGTGCATCGTTAATGTGCCAGTTAAACTAAATCATTGCCTGTATTGGGATCAATTGGTCGCTCCGTCTGTCTGTCCCCGCGTCGCTGCGTCTGGCGCGCCACGTGAGCCGCTACTACAGCTGCAGCCAGATCACACGACATTAGACTTGTACCCCGTGTGAGTGCAGGAACACGTTCTGACCAACATTGTACTGCGGCACCACACTGCTCGGTACTTGTTTACAGGAGTGTAGCTGACTCGTCCTTGACTGCACATAGTCCAGTAATCGCGGGTGCTATTCCTTACAAAACTAATTCACCAATTGTTGTCCCAAGTACGTATGTTTGCAGTGTCACGATGCAGCCGACGGTGTCTCCGTGGGCGTGGGTGTCGTCCCTGgaccggcgcgcgcgcacccgCGCCGCCGCCGAGCATGCGCGCCCGCACGCCCGGGAACACGACAAGTTCGCATTCTACGGACTGCGCAAGGACACGCGACACTTCATTAGGTATACTGCACATTGCTACCTCACTGACATCTACACATACCGCGGGGGTGGAGGGGTGCAGGGATCCTCACGAGATTGCATCTCTAAAGCAGCAACACTCAGTACAGTAACACTATATCCCAGCTTCCTACCGTAACAGGTCAACTGGATTTGGaacttatttgttttgttataaagttgcAAACGTATTGCCGCTGACATCGGTCCGTAGTACCTACCTCGTGTTCTGTAGCGGTTGGCTCTTGTGTTGCAGGCTGGACCCGCTGCCGAAGGGGCTGCTGCTGCCGCGGCAGTGGGCGGCCCCCACCGCGCCGCCCATCACGTGGCGCGTCGACCGCTTCCACGACGTCGACACCTGGGAGATCTCCAACATGAAGGTGAGGGTATACCTCATTGTACTAATGTGGCGACACCGACTTGGGGATTGTAACAAACCCCCCTTCATAAGAGGCTTGTGCCTCAGTAGTTGGTTGTGCCTGCTCTGCAACTGAGAGCTCCATTCACTGATTGCAGGGCATTCCAAACTTCCGGCCGTACGACCCGGTGTCCATAGTGCTGCCGGCGGGGAGCGGGGCGGGGGCGGCGGCTGcagggggcgcggggggcgcggcgagtggtgggggcgcgggggcgcgcggGCGGACCCCGCGGGAGGCGCGTCGTGGGGGCACGCGGCGCGCGGCTGGGCGGCCGGCGCCGTGGCGCTGGCGCTGCTGGTGCTGCTGGTCAAGGCGGCCGAGAACTGCCTGCACAAGAAACTCTTCCGGGCCATCTACATGCACACTAGTCAGTATCTATCTGTTTACTACACAACAAGGTAGCGCCTACAGAGGCTGTACCATTCTGATACTATATCTTGTATAATCACCATGCTTCGTGTGGTACAACCGATGTGTTTGACTGAACGCCTCTTGTACGTAACCTATGTTCGTTGTGCAGACGCGGGCGCGGCGGAGCTCGAGCCGGAGGTGATGCGGGGACACTACCGGCTGCGGGGAGGTACGTCTTGTGGAATGGCAGTATACTTGAGACATATTCAATCAGTTGAAATACTGCTGTACGAATACAGCTTATTCATACATTgtcatttttacccgactgcgccagaaggagggttattacATATTCTTGTCGAGactcgattagtttcgagcTACACCGGGACTCGTAATCATGAGCTCTATGCGCTGCGAACTACAATAAATACTTGTACCGCAGCTTGTACTCACTCCGCCTGCATTTCCCTTGCAGTGATCAGACAGGACTCGGACGAGTGGTCCACGCCGAACGTGATGGCGACCACGTGTGAGTATACAATGCTGCATTGTGTCTGTGTGTACACGTGTGTGGAcggtgtgtgagtgtgtgtgtgtgtacagtccAGCACTACGACTGCGACGTGCCGACGCCGGAGCGCGTGCGGGGGCGCGCGTGGAGCGAGGACGAGCTGCCGCCGCCGTACGCCGCCGTGTCGCGCCTGCCGCCCAGCAAGCCCGCGCCCCCGGCGCCCGACGACGCGCCGCCCCCCTACTCGGCGTGCGCCCCCGGCCCCGCGGCCGCGGACCCGGCGCAGCGGCCGGAGCTGGTGTTCGAGAACGGGCGCATCGTGGAGATCATGACGCAGGAGTcccgcgcgcgcgccgcgccgcactACGGCCGCCCCCCGCCcccccccgcccccgccccccACGCCATGATGCTGGTGTAGACAGCGcgcggtgacgtcacgcggACACAGACTCACAGTATTTTTGTATCGCGGAGTGCGCGGACTGGTCGCTCGACAGAGACTGTGCGACTGGCGCCGAGTACAGTCGATGGCGAACCAAATTACGTTGTAGTGGGAAGTGAATCGAAGTAATGCTCAAGGGTGGAGTTGggtatcattttaataaattatgtacattaGACTAGATTGAGTACCTCGATATATAGATCTCGCTGTGTCTACATATACTTAATACACACGACTATGTAGCCTGTCTGGGACTATGCCCTGTATTGTATACTTCATGATATTGTCTCCTAGTCGTAGCTACATCCTGCAGGCTCGTGTAGCGAGTGCCTAGCTCTGCTCTGTCTGTATATTTGTACCTCTATGTATTTCCCCGACAGAGACTAGCTCGCTGTCCCCGGCTGTACCATAAGTGTATGTTAAAGCCGATATTGTGTTAAGTGCCTTGAGATTTGCACCAATCGTGAGAACATAGTACAAGTTGAGGTAGTGACGCGTGTGGTGTGGCGGGTGTGTCACACCCAGCACCCACGCGCCGGTAGTAGTCCACTAGCACTGCAGCAGGGCGCTACACTTGTGTCtcctacataaatatgtatttacaataaACGTCTTCAACTCGCACCCTCGTATTCATTGGTCCACGCTGCGGCCGCGGTGGTACGTATGTAATGAAACTACATGTAACATGTAAATCAAGTGCTTTATTGTAATATACTTAGTACTAGACAACTTACAACTACAAGTACAATTAACAATACGACTACTAGGAGAACCATGCTTCCTTAAACTTTCTACTTGTACTGTGGAAGTAGACACGTATACACATAGACGCGACGCTACGGTCCGCAGCACGCGACGGAGTAGAAGAAGGCATGGTTGTGTGTgtgatacatacatacgtactaaCTACTACAGCTATATAAATGCAGTTTGAGCTCCTTACTTGCTAacatataacaatacttaacgTCCTGTATGCAGGGTGCGGTACGACGAGTATTATGTACTACAATACAACTTGTGTCCAGCGACATATTGCTGAGTAAATGCAACACACATCGTGACGTCACTCGTGTGCCCGGGTATGTCGCTGTCCTACTCGCTAGGTACCGAGTGTTCAGTGCGACTCTTTTCATCTATTCGTATTTACCTACGTcatgttttacgttaacgcgatcGACGCGTTACTGCGTCCAGTCCTCTAATTGGTTGCTTATGTTGgagctgaccaatcagagcgccgaacgtcataaacgtgttGATAGCGTTAACGTAAAACTAAGTTGCATTATTTTTGATTCGGTGAAAAGCTCGCACTGAGCATTCAGTGTATAGTCTAAGTCGATAGAGATCTCTCCCGCCGTCCTCTATAATATTTTGGTACGAACATACCTACTAAGGCCCTAAggctatttaataataaataaaatattacaatacatagaTCCAGTCTTAATGTCACAACGATCAGTAGCGGTAGCACCAGTATTACGTACATATCTATATATAAACATATGCAGGCTGTGTCGACACGGTGGCATGTATAGGGTACACTTCAGAGGGACAATAGTTTGTGATCAGTGATTGCCGGAGCATGAACCAAGTAACTGGTACACGTGTGTATCTACAGCGGGATGTACAGTGTGTGTGTTTGTCCAATAgctacgtgtgtgtgtgtgtgtgtgtctagaGTTCGCTGTTCTGCCGGCGGCGCACGTATCTGGCGAAGTAGTCGGGCCGCCAGCACTTGCAGGAGCCGGGCACCAGGAACCAGTCGTAGTACAGCCGCACCTGCGACACCACACATACGTATATTATAGGCAGGACCGTCCTATATATGGATGATCCAAGGTAGCTTGGATATAGAGCAGTTCTACCAATACAGAagcctatgtttagcagtggacgtcttgtcgtcttgtggctgataatgatgatgatagaaCACGGAACTGAGGATCCAACAGGGATCCCAGTCTATGCATATATATGTAGTTAGTAATATAGAATATTCGTGTATGTACCTGGTAGCACCCCATGTCGTCGTGTCCGTCGCAGTGTTGTGGCTTGTCGGTGGAGTCCGCCTCCGTCCGCGTGTACTGTCCGTACTGGTCGTACTCCTGCACACAACGAAACTTGATCAACCGCAACTTCTTACACTAATAACGTATTGATACCAGTCCTGGATCCCACAACGACACGAATCAGAACGTATCATTGAAATAAGAGATAACAGATAAGGTAATAGGTTCCACTTTCCTCAAGAGCTGGTCCATTCAGAGACCCGAGTGCTCCTTACAGATGAAGATAGATACAGAAAGGATACAACCGGGATGGTTTTACTGTAAGAATCCCTAGTGTTTCCCCAAAAACCAAGGGTTTTCTTTGAAGGTTCATCCAAAAAAGCCAGTAGCTAGTTACCTGCTGCTTGTTCTGCGCGGGCGGGTAGTGCAGCTCGGCCACGAGCAGCGACACCCAGCGCGGCGAGCTCAGGCAGCCGCCGTCCAGGTAGTGGCAGCGGGACTGCATGCACCTGCACACGACCGCCGTTACATACATTGCCTTGGAAGGGGTAACATAGATAGTGGGACACCCACTTCTCACTATTAAGTAATTAGGTATGTATGTCACGCGACTCACTTGCTAAGCAACCAATCCTGTGCATTGGTGCGCTCGTGAATGAAGGTAGCCTAAAGATATGCGCCACAAGAGAGGTGGTCTTACCTGGTGACTTCGACAGTTTGCGTGAAGTATCCCTCGTAGGGTATCTGCACCACGTAGCGCCACACGCCCTGGTAGTTCCGCGCGAACACCGGCGTGGCGTACTCCACGCGAGCCGGGCACGGAGTCGGGGGACCCTGCCACATACATGCACCAAAATTAGAGCTTGGGTTGGGATTACTTACTTACAATTTCTATAAGTATTGAGTTATAAACTTGGCtagtacctactaatattataaatgcaaaagtttgtataCTAAAACCCCTGAAGTGATGGGATTGTTTGAAACATTGGTAGAATATGGTttagaataatacataggccactttttatCCGACGAAAACGCGACCGAAGCTCTCACTGGCAGGAGGCAGCAATTCATAATTATGACGATCAAGACTGCGCTTACGATGaacttatttgcaaaaaaaaaaatatagcattaattaattaggtaattgaAATGTATACACTGCTGCTTACCTCATATCTGTGGTGTGGTCCGTGAGGTGCTCCCGCGCCGTGAGGTTGTGGTCCAGGATCTTCGCGACGTTCGACGCCTGTACTTGAATCGCTATCGCCGTTGATGGCTCGGTACAGCATACAGAACCtaggaaaacaaaaatattttaagttttttttttcactattttGTATTAGATACTTTCAAACTTTGATCAGGTTTAATTTTCTCATTTACAAGTgaataatataatctaataatCTGGTTTTCTAAGGGTCGGCAAGGCTTACATAATATTCCCAGTGTTGCGAGTGTTCATAGGCTACTATACGGTATGGTAACCAGTAACCATTAGATGGGTCGGTGCATTTTGTCCAACATCgtggtataaataaaatctcCAACCGCTACAAGTGTAACGAAACGTACTTGACATTGACGTATCATCACTCACTGGTTGACAGTTGACGTTTCACCATCTGGCACGTTGACTTGACGTCtcctagttatttattttgtaggttaGAATTGTATTTTCGTGTAAATTGCACATAAATGTTTTCTCTACGCATTGTTGTACTAAAATGTCTTCTGCATTAGTGCGACAGGCTCTGGAACTCGTCGACCAAGAAGGTGAATATGAAGCAAATACGCAGAATATTAATTTGTGCTTGAAATGTGTTTGAATTGATTACGAAGTGGTTGTTTGGTTGTTGTAGACAGCGGCGAGGCGAAGCGCGGATCTCGTAAAACGCGGCCGCGACACGGGGGTCAAGGTTGGTAGAAACGTTGGAGTTACTCTTGATATTCGTATCGACGTTACGTCACTGCACTTGTCGACGCTCACGTCTTTATTACGGTTATTGCTGCGATTAGACGCGCCGgtttattgtcattttattaCTTACGTCGTGTAGTAGTGTCGCACTCACTTACATAATACGACACATTAATTAGAGCTCGGCTGTGCGTCACTGACAGAGGTTGCGTGTTGCAGACCACCGCCACTTGTACAAGAGTAAGAGCAAGAAGCCGCGGGAGCCGGCCAAGTCCAAGCAGCAGCTGTCCGCGGAGAACATCGACAAGCTGCTGAAGCTGTCGACGCGCGCCGCCGACCCGAGCCTGGCCGACAAGGTATGTCAGTGTGTGCACTGTACCGCCAGGGACTGAGATAT
This genomic interval from Spodoptera frugiperda isolate SF20-4 chromosome 14, AGI-APGP_CSIRO_Sfru_2.0, whole genome shotgun sequence contains the following:
- the LOC118279289 gene encoding uncharacterized protein LOC118279289 isoform X3, yielding MGRGGAGAGGGAGGGAAGGVLAVELCAPLLLLCWLCCWPDDSSESSAGRRPQRPALAAVPESGWRRRSSELFGRRATSSAASLHLPSTSGYKKPLSAHRSHEEIGGRRKLSSHEGEAEARYHSAPSVIDEVLHRRDWERSARDLYIPLRPEPEPPCSSDSSHDEPRPCKKHHSNIKCSRRKERADTDDKDTDATELGSFYIGERAEAGPATAARAAAVYQAKDDKQSFNESLRSRGCLDDVIEQLDRLQPLDRSGATHHSIESRLSLGRHVFPPPSVESDLDLELDAAEERPPPYDELQHYAEHKETAI
- the LOC118279289 gene encoding uncharacterized protein LOC118279289 isoform X2; amino-acid sequence: MGRGGAGAGGGAGGGAAGGVLAVELCAPLLLLCWLCCWPDDSSESSAGRRPQRPALAAVPESGWRRRSSELFGRRATSSAASLHLPSTSGYKKPLSAHRSHEEIGGRRKLSSHEGEAEARYHSAPSVIDEVLHRRDWERSARDLYIPLRPEPEPPCSSDSSHDEPRPCKKHHSNIKCSRRKERADTDDKDTDATELGSFYIGERAEAGPATAARAAAVYQAKDDKQSFNESLRSRGCLDDVIEQLDRLQPLDRSGATHHSIESRLSLGRHVFPPPSVEPVGYEGGACYLAERGAVHELRACALRARHASDGDILAPPLRPESGAFSESDLDLELDAAEERPPPYDELQHYAEHKETAI
- the LOC118279289 gene encoding uncharacterized protein LOC118279289 isoform X1; the protein is MVAANMGRGGAGAGGGAGGGAAGGVLAVELCAPLLLLCWLCCWPDDSSESSAGRRPQRPALAAVPESGWRRRSSELFGRRATSSAASLHLPSTSGYKKPLSAHRSHEEIGGRRKLSSHEGEAEARYHSAPSVIDEVLHRRDWERSARDLYIPLRPEPEPPCSSDSSHDEPRPCKKHHSNIKCSRRKERADTDDKDTDATELGSFYIGERAEAGPATAARAAAVYQAKDDKQSFNESLRSRGCLDDVIEQLDRLQPLDRSGATHHSIESRLSLGRHVFPPPSVEPVGYEGGACYLAERGAVHELRACALRARHASDGDILAPPLRPESGAFSESDLDLELDAAEERPPPYDELQHYAEHKETAI
- the LOC118279212 gene encoding uncharacterized protein LOC118279212, which translates into the protein MQPTVSPWAWVSSLDRRARTRAAAEHARPHAREHDKFAFYGLRKDTRHFIRLDPLPKGLLLPRQWAAPTAPPITWRVDRFHDVDTWEISNMKGIPNFRPYDPVSIVLPAGSGAGAAAAGGAGGAASGASWGHAARGWAAGAVALALLVLLVKAAENCLHKKLFRAIYMHTNAGAAELEPEVMRGHYRLRGVIRQDSDEWSTPNVMATTFQHYDCDVPTPERVRGRAWSEDELPPPYAAVSRLPPSKPAPPAPDDAPPPYSACAPGPAAADPAQRPELVFENGRIVEIMTQESRARAAPHYGRPPPPPAPAPHAMMLV